Proteins encoded by one window of Flavobacterium sp. N502540:
- the mraZ gene encoding division/cell wall cluster transcriptional repressor MraZ, with product MNTIVGTYECKVDAKGRLMLPAPLKKQLTSSLQNGFVLKRSVFQQCLELYPMSEWDLMMQKINKLNRFVKKNNDFIRRFTAGVKVVEIDALGRLLVPKDLVTFSGISKDVVFSSAVNIVEIWDKDLYEKSISGEDMDFADLAEEVMGNINDDDNGIS from the coding sequence TTGAACACAATTGTCGGAACATATGAGTGTAAAGTCGATGCTAAAGGGAGGCTGATGTTGCCTGCACCTTTGAAAAAGCAATTGACTTCCTCTCTTCAGAACGGATTTGTTTTGAAGCGTTCGGTTTTTCAACAGTGTTTAGAATTGTATCCAATGAGCGAGTGGGATCTGATGATGCAAAAAATCAACAAGCTGAATCGTTTTGTAAAAAAGAACAATGATTTCATTCGAAGGTTTACTGCAGGTGTGAAAGTGGTAGAGATTGATGCATTGGGACGATTACTGGTTCCGAAAGATTTGGTGACCTTTTCGGGTATTTCTAAAGATGTGGTTTTTTCATCTGCGGTTAATATTGTGGAGATTTGGGATAAGGATTTATATGAAAAATCAATAAGCGGCGAAGATATGGATTTTGCAGATTTAGCCGAAGAAGTAATGGGAAATATTAATGACGACGACAATGGAATATCATAA
- the rsmH gene encoding 16S rRNA (cytosine(1402)-N(4))-methyltransferase RsmH, with amino-acid sequence MTTTMEYHNPVLLHPTVDGLNIKPDGIYVDVTFGGGGHSKEILRRLGPNGKLFAFDQDEDALANALPDERFTLINENFRFIKRFLRFHGVKGVDGILADLGVSSHQFDVPERGFSTRFDAGLDMRMSQKNDLNAYRVVNEYEEQDLRRVFFDYGELKNAPVLARTIVEARQGYPIKTTDELKEVLAKYLPERVRNKILAQIYQAIRIEVNQEMDVLKEFIEQSLEILNPGGRFSVISYHSLEDRLVKRFIKNGMFEGEPERDFYGNFSVPFKTIGKLIVPDEAEIKINNRARSAKLRIAEKI; translated from the coding sequence ATGACGACGACAATGGAATATCATAATCCGGTTTTGCTTCATCCTACAGTTGATGGTTTAAATATTAAACCTGACGGTATTTATGTAGATGTTACGTTTGGCGGTGGGGGGCATTCAAAAGAAATTTTGAGACGATTAGGACCAAACGGAAAATTATTTGCTTTTGATCAGGACGAAGATGCGCTTGCAAATGCATTGCCGGATGAACGGTTTACCTTAATTAATGAGAATTTCAGATTCATAAAAAGGTTTTTGCGTTTTCATGGTGTTAAAGGAGTAGATGGAATTTTGGCCGACCTGGGTGTTTCATCACATCAGTTTGACGTTCCGGAGAGAGGTTTCTCTACAAGATTTGATGCCGGACTGGATATGCGGATGAGTCAGAAAAATGATTTAAATGCTTATCGGGTGGTTAACGAATATGAAGAACAGGATTTACGTCGTGTTTTTTTTGATTATGGGGAGTTGAAGAACGCACCGGTTTTAGCAAGAACAATTGTAGAAGCTAGACAAGGTTATCCAATCAAAACGACAGACGAACTGAAAGAAGTTCTGGCAAAATATTTACCGGAAAGAGTTCGCAACAAAATATTGGCTCAGATTTATCAGGCGATCCGAATTGAGGTAAATCAGGAAATGGATGTTTTGAAAGAGTTTATCGAACAGTCGTTAGAAATTTTAAATCCGGGTGGAAGATTTTCTGTAATCTCTTACCATTCTTTAGAAGACAGGCTGGTTAAAAGATTTATCAAAAACGGAATGTTTGAAGGAGAGCCAGAAAGAGATTTTTACGGAAACTTTTCAGTTCCGTTTAAAACGATAGGAAAACTGATTGTTCCGGATGAAGCTGAGATTAAAATCAACAACAGAGCAAGAAGTGCTAAATTAAGAATTGCTGAGAAGATATAG
- a CDS encoding FtsL-like putative cell division protein — protein sequence MKSGVFDILKARFLINDDAVKNWRFIVFIILLAILMIANTQRYEQKVFEIAKLNNEVKELRSEFVDRRSDLMKLKMESTISDKMLEKKIFPSTVPPIKIEVKKEEEKSFFKRIWQ from the coding sequence ATGAAAAGTGGTGTATTTGATATATTAAAAGCAAGGTTTCTGATCAACGATGATGCAGTAAAAAACTGGCGTTTCATTGTTTTTATTATTCTGCTTGCCATTTTGATGATCGCCAATACACAGCGTTACGAACAGAAGGTTTTTGAAATCGCAAAATTGAACAATGAAGTAAAAGAATTGCGATCTGAATTTGTAGATCGCCGTTCAGATTTAATGAAGTTAAAAATGGAATCGACGATATCGGATAAAATGCTGGAGAAGAAAATTTTCCCATCCACAGTTCCTCCGATTAAAATAGAAGTAAAAAAAGAAGAAGAAAAAAGTTTCTTTAAAAGAATATGGCAGTAG
- a CDS encoding penicillin-binding protein, with amino-acid sequence MAVEDKHISYRIYLVAVFIFVMAIAIVVKLTNIQWVEGDYYRKLAKQRTVRNFVIPANKGNIYSADGSLLATSIPNYEIRFDAKAPKTETFEKYVKALSDSLATVLDRPAGYYQQELRKARANKNRYYLIARNLSYTEYVKIKGFPLFSLGAFKGGIIVEQETVRKHPIGKIAERTIGYDRIDPATGIEVGKGIEWAYKSYLNGKDGKILKQKIAKGQWKPIRDLNEVDPVDGYDVISTIDVFIQDIAHHALLKQLEDYEADHGCVVVMETETGHVKAISNLGRSEDGSYYETTNYAIAESHEPGSTFKLVDLMAILEDKVADTSTVFDSHGGEMRYYGRAVRDSHRGGYGKISLARGFELSSNTVMVQAVYDNYKSNPSKFVNHINSYGLNKTLGLHFKGEGRPYIPQPGDKHWSGVSLPWMAFGYGVSVTPMQTLALYNAVANNGVMVKPQFVSEIKEWNKTIKKFDVEVINSKVCSQETIDKVRAVLLNVVKKGTGSKLYSKDFSMAGKTGTAQVNYGGKEGKSGLYYASSFVGYFPAEHPKYSCIVVVHKPNTSKNNYYGADVAGPVFKRIAQKIFTDAPSTNRIKKLDSRIPKQDDSYNKYTAEANKKINQVPNLKGMPGMDAVALLENLDLKVRVIGVGKVKKQSIQPGQNISKNTIIVLELS; translated from the coding sequence ATGGCAGTAGAAGATAAACATATATCCTACAGAATTTACCTCGTAGCAGTTTTCATCTTTGTGATGGCAATTGCTATTGTTGTTAAGTTAACCAATATTCAATGGGTTGAAGGAGATTATTACAGAAAACTGGCGAAACAGCGTACCGTTAGAAATTTTGTAATTCCGGCAAACAAAGGAAATATCTATTCGGCTGATGGAAGTTTATTGGCTACATCGATTCCGAATTATGAAATTCGTTTTGATGCTAAAGCACCGAAAACGGAGACTTTTGAAAAGTACGTAAAAGCGTTATCCGATTCATTGGCTACTGTTTTAGACAGACCGGCAGGTTATTATCAGCAGGAATTAAGAAAAGCCAGAGCTAATAAAAATCGTTATTATCTGATTGCTCGCAATTTGAGTTATACCGAATATGTGAAAATTAAAGGTTTTCCTTTGTTCAGTTTAGGCGCTTTTAAAGGAGGGATAATTGTTGAGCAGGAAACCGTTAGAAAACATCCGATAGGTAAAATTGCAGAACGAACCATTGGTTATGACCGAATTGACCCTGCAACCGGAATCGAAGTTGGTAAAGGAATCGAATGGGCCTATAAAAGTTATCTGAACGGGAAAGACGGAAAAATTTTAAAGCAAAAAATTGCAAAAGGACAATGGAAGCCTATTCGGGATTTAAATGAAGTAGATCCTGTAGACGGTTATGATGTGATTTCGACTATTGATGTTTTTATTCAGGATATTGCGCATCATGCTTTATTAAAGCAATTAGAAGATTACGAAGCCGATCATGGTTGTGTAGTGGTAATGGAGACCGAAACGGGGCATGTAAAAGCGATTTCAAATCTGGGAAGATCAGAAGACGGATCGTACTATGAAACTACAAATTACGCTATAGCCGAGTCTCATGAGCCGGGATCGACTTTTAAATTGGTCGATTTAATGGCAATTTTAGAAGATAAAGTAGCCGATACAAGTACGGTTTTTGACAGTCATGGAGGAGAAATGAGGTATTACGGACGTGCAGTTCGTGATTCGCACAGAGGAGGTTACGGGAAAATTTCGCTGGCTCGTGGTTTCGAACTTTCGTCTAATACCGTAATGGTTCAGGCGGTTTATGACAATTACAAAAGCAATCCGTCAAAGTTTGTAAATCATATTAATTCGTACGGATTAAATAAAACATTGGGATTGCATTTTAAAGGAGAAGGAAGGCCATATATTCCACAACCCGGAGATAAACATTGGTCAGGAGTTTCGCTTCCGTGGATGGCTTTTGGTTATGGGGTTTCGGTGACGCCAATGCAAACGCTGGCGCTTTATAATGCCGTTGCAAACAATGGAGTTATGGTTAAACCACAGTTTGTTTCGGAAATTAAAGAATGGAACAAAACGATTAAGAAGTTTGATGTAGAAGTAATCAATTCAAAAGTATGTTCGCAGGAAACCATCGACAAAGTAAGAGCAGTATTGCTTAATGTGGTAAAAAAGGGAACGGGCTCTAAACTGTATTCGAAAGATTTTTCGATGGCAGGGAAAACCGGAACAGCGCAGGTTAATTATGGTGGAAAAGAAGGGAAATCAGGTTTGTATTATGCCTCTTCATTTGTAGGGTATTTTCCGGCTGAACATCCTAAATATTCTTGTATAGTAGTAGTGCATAAGCCTAATACATCAAAAAACAATTATTACGGAGCAGATGTTGCCGGGCCGGTTTTTAAAAGAATCGCTCAAAAAATATTTACAGATGCACCGTCAACCAATAGAATAAAAAAACTGGACTCAAGAATTCCAAAACAAGATGATAGTTATAATAAATATACGGCAGAAGCCAATAAAAAAATAAATCAGGTTCCTAATTTAAAAGGTATGCCGGGTATGGATGCAGTAGCATTGTTAGAAAACCTTGATTTAAAAGTGAGAGTTATCGGAGTAGGAAAGGTTAAAAAACAATCTATTCAGCCCGGACAAAATATTAGTAAAAACACAATCATAGTATTAGAATTATCGTGA
- a CDS encoding UDP-N-acetylmuramoyl-L-alanyl-D-glutamate--2,6-diaminopimelate ligase: MKILKDILYKVAIESVTGSTEIDIHKIDFDSRKIEENDVFVAIRGSLSDGHDYIEKAIKLGAIAIICDTLPENIEKGITYIKVKDTNAALAFMAANYFGNPSEKLKLVGVTGTNGKTTIASLLFQLFQKAGFKVGLLSTVKIRIDETEFPATHTTPDSITINYYLNEMIEAGVTHCFMEVSSHGIHQKRTEALHFVGGIFTNLSHDHLDYHPTFAEYRDVKKSFFDSLPKTAFVLSNIDDKNGSVMLQNTVARKFTYALKTYADFKAQILESQLSGLLLKVNDNEVWVKLIGTFNAYNVLAIYGTAVELGMDSLEALRLLSDLESVSGRFQYIVSEGNITAIVDYAHTPDALDNVLKTINDIRTKNEQLLTVVGCGGNRDKTKRPIMAKIATDLSDKAILTSDNPRNEDPEVILDEMEKGVEAHNYKKILRISDRKQAIKTACQLAQPNDIILIAGKGHETYQEINGVRHHFDDMETVKEILEQLGK; encoded by the coding sequence GTGAAAATACTGAAAGACATATTATACAAAGTAGCGATTGAGTCTGTAACAGGTTCAACGGAAATCGATATACATAAAATTGATTTTGACTCGAGAAAAATTGAGGAAAATGATGTTTTCGTGGCTATTCGCGGATCACTTTCAGATGGTCATGATTATATTGAAAAAGCAATCAAATTAGGTGCAATTGCGATTATTTGCGATACGTTGCCTGAAAATATTGAAAAAGGAATAACCTACATAAAAGTAAAAGATACTAATGCCGCTCTGGCTTTTATGGCGGCCAATTACTTCGGAAATCCATCTGAAAAGTTAAAATTGGTTGGAGTTACCGGTACAAACGGAAAGACTACAATTGCATCATTGTTGTTTCAGTTGTTTCAAAAAGCAGGTTTTAAAGTTGGTTTATTGTCAACCGTAAAAATTAGGATCGATGAAACTGAATTTCCTGCAACACATACCACTCCGGATTCGATTACGATCAATTATTATCTGAACGAAATGATCGAAGCGGGTGTTACGCATTGTTTTATGGAAGTGAGTTCACACGGAATTCACCAAAAACGAACAGAGGCACTACATTTTGTTGGAGGGATTTTTACGAATTTGTCACACGACCATTTAGATTATCACCCAACTTTTGCGGAATACAGAGATGTGAAAAAATCGTTTTTTGATTCTTTGCCGAAAACGGCCTTCGTTTTATCCAACATCGATGATAAAAACGGATCGGTAATGCTGCAAAATACAGTTGCCAGAAAGTTTACCTACGCTTTAAAAACCTATGCCGATTTTAAAGCACAGATACTGGAGAGTCAGTTGTCGGGTTTGTTATTGAAAGTTAATGACAATGAAGTTTGGGTAAAGCTAATCGGAACGTTTAATGCTTACAATGTTTTAGCGATTTACGGAACGGCTGTAGAGTTAGGAATGGATAGTCTTGAAGCGTTGCGCTTACTGTCTGATTTAGAAAGTGTTTCGGGGCGTTTTCAGTATATTGTTTCAGAAGGAAACATTACAGCAATAGTTGATTATGCACATACTCCGGATGCTTTAGATAATGTTTTAAAAACGATTAATGATATCCGTACCAAAAACGAGCAGCTGTTAACAGTTGTTGGTTGCGGTGGAAACAGAGATAAAACCAAGAGGCCTATAATGGCAAAAATTGCTACAGATTTAAGTGATAAGGCCATTTTAACCTCGGATAATCCAAGAAATGAAGATCCTGAAGTGATTTTAGATGAAATGGAGAAAGGCGTTGAAGCTCATAATTACAAAAAGATATTGAGAATTTCAGATAGAAAACAAGCGATTAAAACGGCTTGTCAATTGGCTCAGCCCAATGATATCATCCTAATTGCAGGGAAAGGGCATGAAACATATCAGGAGATTAATGGAGTACGTCATCATTTTGACGATATGGAAACGGTAAAGGAAATTTTAGAACAATTAGGAAAATAA
- the mraY gene encoding phospho-N-acetylmuramoyl-pentapeptide-transferase yields MLYYLFEYLDKTLDVPGTGVFQYITFRSALAFMLSLLLSTIYGKRIINFLRNQQVGETVRELGLAGQNEKAGTPTMGGLIIIFATLVPVLLFARLHNIYIVLLIVTTLWMGSIGFVDDYIKIFKKDKQGLKGIFKVIGQVGLGIIVGSVLYFNPAVTVRTDTGRTDVFKTATNNSTIVLPAPVEEKSTATTIPFVKNNEFDYAEVLAWTGEGYEKWAWLVFIPVVIFIITAVSNGANLTDGIDGLAAGTSAVSVLALGIFTFVSGNIIFSNYLNIMYIPNSGEMTVFISAFVGALIGFLWYNSFPASVFMGDTGSLTIGGIIAVLAIAVRKEILIVLFCGIFLAESASVIIQVTYFKYTKKRFGEGRRIFLMSPLHHHYQKKGYHESKIVTRFWIVAVMLAILSIVTLKLR; encoded by the coding sequence ATGCTATACTATTTATTTGAATATTTAGACAAAACATTAGATGTACCGGGAACGGGAGTTTTTCAGTACATCACTTTCAGATCGGCTTTGGCATTTATGCTTTCGTTGCTTTTGTCAACGATTTACGGAAAAAGAATTATAAACTTTTTACGCAATCAGCAAGTTGGTGAAACCGTTCGTGAGTTAGGTCTTGCAGGTCAAAATGAAAAAGCAGGAACTCCAACAATGGGAGGACTGATTATCATTTTTGCAACGCTGGTACCGGTTTTGTTATTCGCTCGTTTGCATAACATCTATATTGTACTGCTTATTGTAACGACGCTTTGGATGGGGAGTATTGGTTTTGTGGACGATTATATCAAAATATTCAAAAAGGACAAACAAGGACTTAAAGGAATTTTTAAAGTGATCGGACAGGTTGGTCTTGGAATCATTGTGGGATCTGTACTTTATTTTAATCCTGCGGTAACTGTTCGAACTGATACAGGAAGAACTGATGTTTTTAAAACAGCAACAAACAATTCGACTATAGTTTTGCCGGCACCGGTAGAAGAAAAATCTACAGCAACGACAATTCCTTTCGTAAAAAATAATGAATTTGATTATGCTGAAGTTTTAGCCTGGACAGGTGAAGGGTATGAAAAATGGGCCTGGCTGGTTTTTATTCCGGTGGTTATTTTTATCATCACAGCGGTTTCAAACGGAGCTAATTTAACGGATGGTATTGACGGACTCGCGGCCGGAACTTCGGCGGTTTCTGTACTCGCACTCGGGATATTTACATTCGTTTCCGGGAATATTATTTTCTCAAATTATCTCAATATAATGTACATCCCCAATTCGGGAGAAATGACCGTGTTTATATCCGCATTTGTGGGAGCTTTAATTGGATTTCTTTGGTACAATTCATTTCCTGCTTCTGTATTTATGGGAGATACAGGAAGTTTGACCATTGGTGGAATTATTGCCGTCTTAGCCATTGCCGTTCGTAAAGAAATATTGATTGTTTTATTCTGCGGAATTTTCCTTGCCGAAAGTGCTTCCGTAATTATTCAGGTCACTTATTTTAAATATACGAAAAAGCGTTTCGGAGAGGGACGAAGAATTTTCCTGATGTCACCGCTGCATCATCATTATCAGAAAAAGGGATATCATGAAAGTAAGATTGTGACCCGTTTCTGGATTGTTGCTGTAATGTTAGCCATATTGTCAATTGTTACTTTAAAGCTAAGATAG
- a CDS encoding four helix bundle protein, with protein sequence MKENIIQDKSFLFAVRIINLYKYLTAEKKEFVLSKQILRCGTSIGANIEESIGGRSDREFLFKLEISYKEARETIYWLKLLKATDYISAVEFESIHKEAEEICKILAKIILTLKGKNANN encoded by the coding sequence ATGAAAGAAAATATTATTCAGGATAAATCCTTTCTTTTCGCGGTTAGAATTATCAATTTATATAAATATCTAACGGCTGAAAAAAAAGAGTTTGTTTTGAGTAAGCAGATTCTAAGATGTGGGACTTCTATTGGAGCAAACATCGAAGAATCAATCGGAGGACGTTCTGATAGGGAGTTTCTGTTTAAACTGGAAATCTCATATAAAGAAGCAAGAGAAACAATTTATTGGTTAAAACTCTTGAAAGCAACGGATTATATTTCTGCAGTTGAATTCGAAAGTATTCATAAGGAAGCAGAGGAAATATGTAAAATATTAGCGAAAATTATATTAACCTTAAAAGGGAAAAATGCAAATAATTAG
- the murD gene encoding UDP-N-acetylmuramoyl-L-alanine--D-glutamate ligase, with product MRLVVLGGGESGVGTAILGKKKGYDVFVSDFGKIKESYKEVLIINKIPWEEEQHTEDLILNADVVMKSPGIPEKSPIVKKLVAAGVKVISEIEFAKPFTEALTIGITGSNGKTTTTMLTHYLLKSAGLNVGLGGNIGKSFAWQVAENKYDAYVLELSSFQLDGIIDYRPDIAIITNISPDHLDRYEYKYENYIDSKFRITMNQTESDYLIYDADDEASAEWLKNNKTKAKLIPFSLTKSFDEGASINNNKMEIKINQEEFTMDTEHIALEGKHNMKNAMAASSVAKLMQIRNATIRESLSNFQGVEHRLEKVLKIQNVQYINDSKATNVNATFFALDSMNVPTVWIVGGVDKGNDYNELMSLVREKVKAIICLGIDNHKIISAFGNVVDIMVEVNNMNDAVKTAQRLTEKGDAVLLSPACASFDLFESYEDRGRQFKQAVHNL from the coding sequence ATGAGGTTAGTGGTTTTAGGCGGAGGAGAAAGCGGCGTAGGTACTGCTATTCTCGGAAAGAAAAAAGGATACGATGTTTTTGTGTCAGATTTTGGAAAGATAAAAGAGAGTTACAAAGAAGTTCTTATCATTAATAAAATTCCCTGGGAAGAAGAACAGCATACCGAAGATCTGATCTTAAATGCTGATGTGGTTATGAAGAGTCCGGGGATTCCTGAAAAGTCACCAATTGTAAAGAAATTGGTAGCAGCGGGAGTAAAAGTGATTTCGGAAATAGAATTTGCAAAACCTTTTACAGAAGCATTGACTATTGGAATTACAGGTAGTAACGGAAAAACGACTACCACTATGCTGACACATTATTTATTAAAATCAGCAGGTTTGAATGTAGGTTTGGGAGGGAATATAGGAAAGAGTTTTGCCTGGCAGGTAGCCGAAAATAAATACGATGCATACGTTCTTGAATTAAGCAGTTTTCAGTTAGACGGAATAATAGATTACAGACCCGATATTGCGATCATCACCAATATCAGTCCCGATCACCTCGATAGATATGAATATAAATATGAAAATTATATCGATTCGAAATTTCGAATAACGATGAACCAGACTGAAAGTGATTATCTCATTTACGATGCAGATGATGAAGCAAGTGCAGAATGGTTAAAAAACAACAAAACAAAAGCAAAATTAATTCCTTTCTCATTGACGAAATCATTCGATGAAGGAGCTTCTATAAATAACAACAAAATGGAAATAAAGATCAACCAAGAAGAGTTTACAATGGACACAGAACACATTGCGTTAGAAGGAAAACATAACATGAAAAACGCAATGGCAGCAAGCTCTGTAGCGAAATTGATGCAAATTAGAAATGCAACAATTCGCGAAAGTTTATCTAATTTTCAGGGTGTTGAACACCGTTTAGAAAAAGTACTTAAAATTCAGAATGTACAATATATTAACGATTCAAAAGCAACAAATGTTAATGCGACTTTCTTTGCTTTAGACAGTATGAACGTTCCAACAGTCTGGATTGTTGGTGGAGTGGATAAAGGAAACGATTACAACGAACTGATGTCATTAGTTCGCGAAAAAGTAAAAGCTATTATTTGCCTTGGAATTGATAATCATAAAATAATCAGCGCCTTCGGAAATGTGGTTGATATCATGGTCGAAGTAAATAATATGAACGACGCTGTTAAAACAGCACAGCGTTTAACAGAAAAAGGTGATGCTGTTTTATTGTCTCCGGCCTGCGCAAGTTTCGATTTATTCGAAAGCTACGAAGATAGAGGAAGACAGTTTAAGCAAGCCGTTCATAACTTGTAG
- a CDS encoding FtsW/RodA/SpoVE family cell cycle protein translates to MKELVNKLKGDRVIWSFVALLALFSFMPVFSASSNLAYIGHGTGNTLGYLVKHLAHVCIGFLIIYWVHRVPYHYFRAISKIALPIVWFLLLYTLLKGTVIAGANASRWIQVPFIGITFQTSTLAASILFIFVARYLSKTKEENEPFQVSLIQLWLPVFITLALILPANFSTTALIFAMVIMLTFIGRYPLKYIGFIIGSGIAMFAFFLLVAKAFPDSRFFSRVSTWGSRIENFTTDKPDEDDYQIEKAKIAIASGRLGGVGPGKSVQKNFLPQSSSDFIYAIIVEEYGLVGGVAILILYLLLLFRFVIASHKANTLFGKLVVVGLGFPMIFQAMINMAVAVELLPVTGQTLPLISSGGSSIWMTCFSLGIIISVTKKEEEVAEEQEEKERRREALQRLIDKELAEEDLPADEKIYEEEGMYSIEDNSRNPMNAVLNK, encoded by the coding sequence ATGAAAGAGCTGGTGAACAAATTAAAAGGAGACAGAGTAATATGGTCATTCGTGGCTTTATTGGCATTGTTTTCGTTTATGCCTGTTTTTAGTGCGAGTAGTAATCTGGCCTATATAGGTCATGGAACCGGAAATACATTAGGTTATTTAGTGAAACATTTGGCTCACGTTTGTATTGGTTTCCTAATTATTTACTGGGTACATCGCGTGCCGTATCACTATTTCAGGGCGATTTCGAAAATTGCACTGCCTATTGTGTGGTTTTTGCTGCTTTATACCTTGTTGAAAGGAACTGTTATTGCAGGTGCAAATGCGAGCCGTTGGATTCAGGTTCCTTTTATCGGAATTACGTTTCAAACGTCGACCTTGGCGGCCAGTATATTATTCATATTTGTGGCGCGTTATCTGTCGAAAACGAAAGAAGAAAATGAACCTTTTCAGGTATCGCTGATACAGCTTTGGCTGCCGGTTTTTATAACACTGGCGCTTATTTTACCAGCGAACTTCTCAACCACAGCGTTGATTTTTGCAATGGTAATTATGTTGACGTTTATTGGCAGGTATCCATTAAAATATATTGGTTTTATCATCGGTTCCGGAATTGCAATGTTTGCGTTTTTCCTTTTGGTTGCAAAAGCATTCCCGGATTCCAGATTCTTTAGCAGGGTTAGTACCTGGGGAAGTCGTATAGAAAACTTTACCACCGATAAACCGGATGAAGATGATTATCAGATTGAGAAAGCAAAAATTGCAATCGCATCAGGAAGATTAGGAGGAGTAGGTCCGGGAAAAAGCGTTCAGAAAAACTTTTTGCCACAGTCTTCTTCCGATTTTATTTATGCAATTATTGTAGAAGAATACGGTTTAGTAGGTGGAGTAGCAATATTGATTTTGTACTTATTATTATTGTTCCGATTTGTGATCGCTTCACACAAGGCAAATACCTTATTTGGAAAGCTCGTCGTCGTCGGACTCGGGTTTCCGATGATCTTTCAGGCAATGATCAATATGGCTGTTGCAGTGGAGTTGCTTCCGGTAACTGGGCAAACACTTCCGTTGATCAGTAGTGGAGGTAGTTCGATTTGGATGACTTGTTTCTCCCTTGGAATCATCATCAGTGTGACGAAAAAAGAAGAGGAAGTTGCTGAAGAACAGGAGGAAAAAGAAAGGCGAAGAGAAGCCCTTCAAAGATTAATTGATAAAGAATTAGCAGAAGAAGATCTGCCTGCTGATGAAAAGATATACGAAGAAGAGGGAATGTATTCCATTGAAGACAATTCCAGAAATCCGATGAATGCAGTTTTAAATAAGTAA
- the murG gene encoding undecaprenyldiphospho-muramoylpentapeptide beta-N-acetylglucosaminyltransferase, translating into MAKYKFILSGGGTGGHIYPAIAIANELKLQFPDAEFLFVGAKDKMEMQKVPQAGYEIKGLWIAGLQRKLTLQNLMFPLKLAKSLLESRRIIKQFKPNVVIGTGGFASGPLLQAAGSAGIPTVIQEQNSFPGITNKLLSKKANAICVAYDHLERFFPKEKIVLTGNPVRQDLIDIDSKHDEAVAFYGLDPNKKTLLVLGGSLGARRINQLIEKELQNFLSQDVQIIWQCGKLYFEEYKKYNQQNVKVVDFIERMDFVYAAANVIISRAGASSVSELCIVGKPVIFIPSPNVAEDHQTKNAQAIVDAKGAILLKESELDNEFSIVFEALLKDEGKQKQLSANIKKLAKPKATKDIVAEIVKLIQR; encoded by the coding sequence ATGGCAAAATATAAATTCATATTAAGTGGTGGTGGTACAGGAGGGCATATCTATCCTGCAATTGCTATTGCAAATGAATTAAAATTACAATTCCCTGATGCTGAATTCCTTTTTGTAGGAGCCAAAGATAAAATGGAAATGCAGAAAGTGCCTCAGGCAGGTTATGAAATCAAAGGACTTTGGATTGCAGGTTTGCAAAGAAAACTTACGTTGCAAAATTTAATGTTTCCGTTAAAATTGGCAAAAAGTTTGCTGGAGTCACGACGAATCATAAAACAATTTAAGCCAAATGTTGTAATTGGTACCGGAGGTTTTGCCAGTGGACCTTTATTACAAGCGGCAGGTTCGGCCGGAATTCCAACAGTGATTCAGGAACAGAATTCGTTTCCGGGAATTACAAATAAATTGCTAAGCAAAAAAGCCAATGCAATTTGTGTAGCTTATGATCATCTGGAGCGTTTTTTTCCAAAAGAGAAAATTGTTTTAACCGGAAATCCGGTTCGCCAAGATCTTATTGATATTGATAGTAAGCATGACGAAGCGGTTGCTTTTTATGGTTTAGATCCAAATAAAAAAACATTGTTGGTTTTAGGAGGGAGTTTAGGAGCGAGAAGAATCAATCAGTTAATCGAAAAAGAATTGCAAAATTTTCTTTCGCAGGACGTTCAGATAATTTGGCAATGTGGGAAGTTGTATTTTGAAGAATATAAAAAATACAATCAGCAAAATGTTAAGGTGGTTGATTTTATTGAAAGAATGGATTTTGTATACGCGGCTGCCAATGTGATTATTTCACGTGCTGGAGCCTCGTCGGTTTCCGAATTGTGTATTGTAGGGAAACCGGTTATATTTATTCCGTCGCCTAATGTTGCTGAAGATCATCAGACTAAAAATGCGCAGGCAATCGTAGATGCAAAAGGAGCTATTTTACTGAAGGAATCAGAATTAGATAATGAATTTAGTATTGTTTTTGAAGCCTTACTTAAAGATGAAGGGAAGCAAAAACAATTAAGTGCAAATATTAAAAAACTGGCAAAACCAAAAGCAACAAAGGATATTGTAGCTGAGATTGTAAAGCTTATTCAGCGATAA